From one Flavobacterium sp. N502536 genomic stretch:
- a CDS encoding C45 family autoproteolytic acyltransferase/hydolase: MKNRIILFFIIGFLTMLASCGTSKSMRHQPDLTQYNATKPTVIKIDDSVFVSGKNSLLKNKQGLWELYAEGDPLEIGLNTGALSDSLLKKQEHIFFSKIQDIVPSKFQQKLLRHFLKWYNRKLYSNVPNEYQTEIFGVSQYTSRDFDNIAPQYQRSLYLHAAHDIGHALQDLALVGCSSFAAWGEKSEDGNLILGRNFDFYVNDAFAENKIVAFINPKEGHKFMMITWPGMIGAVSGMNEKGLTVTINAGKSKIPLIAKTPISILTREILQHAQNISEAIAIAQKRAVFVSESIMVGSAEDNKAVLIEVTPKKMDVYDVPNSDQLFCSNHFQGEELKNDKRNQSQIANSHSEYRLEKMKELFFENPKINPKIASDILRNKEGLNNISLGYGNEKALNQLMAHHGVIFKPATKQVWVSANPYQLGEFVCYNLDTVFKERKTDSIVSFQQVNLDIPKDPFLETVSYKNYRKFRTEDHKIDLYLKNKETISPEFIHNYQSLNPDYWVVYYKAGLYFYQKKQYQLSQSNFEKALTKEVTTVPDKAVLEKYLKKIKRKLQ; encoded by the coding sequence ATGAAAAACCGAATTATACTCTTTTTCATTATCGGTTTTTTAACGATGTTAGCATCTTGCGGAACATCAAAATCCATGCGTCACCAGCCTGATCTAACCCAATATAACGCAACAAAACCTACCGTAATCAAAATAGATGACAGTGTTTTTGTTTCCGGAAAAAATTCACTTTTAAAAAACAAGCAGGGCCTCTGGGAATTGTATGCCGAAGGTGATCCTCTGGAAATAGGGCTCAATACCGGTGCTTTGTCTGATTCTCTTTTAAAAAAGCAGGAGCATATTTTCTTCTCTAAAATACAGGATATTGTTCCTTCAAAATTTCAGCAAAAACTCCTTCGCCATTTCCTCAAATGGTACAATCGAAAACTCTATTCAAATGTTCCCAACGAATATCAAACCGAGATTTTTGGCGTTTCACAATATACCTCACGTGATTTTGATAATATAGCGCCGCAGTACCAACGCAGTTTATACCTGCATGCCGCACACGATATTGGTCATGCCTTGCAGGATCTGGCTTTGGTAGGCTGTTCCTCTTTTGCTGCCTGGGGAGAGAAGTCGGAAGACGGGAATTTAATTCTCGGACGCAACTTTGATTTTTATGTGAATGATGCTTTCGCAGAAAACAAAATCGTAGCATTTATCAATCCTAAAGAAGGCCACAAATTTATGATGATTACCTGGCCCGGCATGATTGGTGCTGTTTCCGGAATGAATGAAAAGGGACTAACCGTTACCATTAATGCCGGAAAATCTAAAATTCCGCTGATTGCCAAAACACCCATTTCGATTCTTACCCGCGAAATATTACAGCATGCTCAAAACATCAGCGAAGCCATTGCTATTGCCCAAAAAAGAGCCGTTTTTGTATCAGAATCCATAATGGTGGGAAGTGCCGAAGACAATAAAGCGGTTCTAATTGAAGTCACACCTAAAAAAATGGATGTTTACGATGTTCCAAACAGCGATCAATTGTTCTGTTCCAATCATTTTCAGGGAGAGGAATTAAAAAACGACAAACGCAACCAATCCCAAATTGCCAATAGCCATTCCGAATATCGTCTCGAGAAAATGAAGGAACTTTTTTTCGAAAATCCGAAAATCAATCCCAAAATTGCATCCGATATACTGCGCAATAAAGAGGGTTTGAACAACATTAGTCTGGGGTACGGAAATGAAAAAGCATTGAACCAGTTGATGGCCCATCACGGTGTTATCTTTAAACCTGCAACAAAACAGGTTTGGGTATCGGCAAATCCATATCAATTGGGCGAATTTGTCTGCTATAATCTGGATACTGTTTTTAAAGAGCGAAAAACAGATTCAATTGTTTCGTTTCAGCAAGTAAATTTAGACATTCCAAAAGATCCTTTTTTAGAAACCGTTTCTTATAAAAATTACCGGAAGTTTAGAACTGAAGACCACAAGATCGATTTGTATCTGAAAAACAAAGAAACCATAAGTCCTGAGTTTATTCATAATTACCAATCGTTAAACCCTGATTATTGGGTTGTGTATTACAAAGCAGGGTTGTACTTTTATCAAAAAAAACAGTACCAGCTTTCCCAGTCTAATTTTGAAAAAGCTTTAACAAAAGAGGTTACCACTGTTCCTGACAAAGCAGTCCTTGAAAAATATTTAAAAAAAATCAAAAGAAAATTACAATGA
- the dusB gene encoding tRNA dihydrouridine synthase DusB: MVKIGNIELPEFPLLLAPMEDVSDPPFRRLCKTHGADLMYSEFISSEGLIRDAIKSRMKLDIFDYERPVGIQIFGGDEEAMALSSKIVSTVKPDLVDINFGCPVKKVVCKGAGAGVLKDVDLMVRLTKAVIRSTDLPVTVKTRLGWDESSINIDEVAERLQDIGVQALTIHARTRAQMYKGHADWSHIARVKNNPRITMPIFGNGDIDSPEKALKYKNEYGIDGIMIGRAAIGYPWIFNEIKHYFNTGEHLPAPTVIDRVEAARNHLMWSMEWKGERLGIVEMRRHYTNYFKGIHSFKEYKQKLVTTDEPENLFAIMKEIEQVYAGYEFV, from the coding sequence ATGGTCAAGATTGGCAACATAGAATTACCCGAATTTCCTTTATTACTCGCACCGATGGAAGATGTGAGCGATCCGCCGTTTCGCAGATTGTGCAAAACGCATGGCGCTGACTTAATGTATTCTGAATTTATTTCGTCGGAAGGATTGATTCGTGATGCTATCAAAAGTCGAATGAAGCTGGATATTTTTGATTACGAACGTCCGGTTGGAATTCAGATTTTTGGAGGTGATGAGGAGGCAATGGCACTTTCGTCTAAAATTGTTTCTACTGTTAAACCGGATTTGGTTGATATTAACTTTGGATGTCCGGTAAAAAAAGTAGTTTGTAAAGGTGCCGGAGCTGGAGTTTTGAAAGATGTAGATTTGATGGTACGTTTAACAAAAGCGGTTATCAGAAGTACTGATTTGCCTGTTACGGTAAAAACCCGTTTGGGCTGGGATGAAAGCTCCATCAACATTGATGAAGTTGCCGAAAGACTTCAGGACATTGGTGTTCAGGCTTTAACAATTCACGCCAGAACCCGTGCACAAATGTACAAAGGCCACGCCGATTGGTCGCACATTGCACGTGTAAAAAACAACCCGAGAATCACCATGCCTATTTTTGGAAATGGCGATATCGACAGTCCGGAAAAAGCCTTAAAATATAAAAATGAATACGGTATCGACGGAATCATGATTGGTCGTGCCGCGATTGGTTATCCGTGGATTTTTAACGAAATAAAGCATTATTTTAATACCGGTGAGCACTTACCTGCTCCAACCGTTATTGATCGCGTTGAAGCCGCCAGAAACCATTTAATGTGGTCAATGGAATGGAAAGGTGAACGTTTAGGAATTGTAGAAATGCGCCGTCATTACACCAATTATTTCAAAGGCATCCATTCGTTTAAAGAATACAAACAAAAACTGGTTACCACAGACGAACCTGAAAATCTTTTCGCCATTATGAAAGAGATCGAACAGGTTTATGCCGGATATGAGTTTGTTTAA
- the rbfA gene encoding 30S ribosome-binding factor RbfA: protein METNRQKKIGGVIQKDLVDILQGEVRKNGITNLVISVSKVSVTSDLSVATVYLSIFPQDKAKETLEGIKSNTTLIKHDLSQRVRLQLRRVPNLVFFIDDSLDYIEKIDNALSNRENPIENRDLLEKRRKS from the coding sequence ATGGAAACAAACAGACAGAAAAAAATAGGCGGTGTCATCCAAAAAGATTTGGTTGATATTTTGCAAGGTGAAGTGCGAAAAAACGGAATCACTAATTTAGTAATTTCAGTATCCAAAGTTAGTGTTACTTCAGATTTATCTGTGGCGACAGTTTATTTAAGCATTTTTCCTCAGGACAAAGCAAAAGAAACTTTAGAAGGTATAAAGTCAAATACAACTTTAATCAAACATGATTTATCACAACGTGTGCGTTTGCAATTACGTCGTGTACCGAATCTGGTATTTTTTATTGATGACTCTTTAGATTATATCGAAAAGATTGATAATGCGTTATCCAACAGAGAAAACCCAATTGAAAACCGTGATCTTTTAGAAAAAAGAAGAAAATCATAA
- a CDS encoding ABC transporter permease, giving the protein MNFPLYIAKRYIFSRSKNNAINIINRIASMGIIVGTMALFVVLSVFSGLKVFSLSFTNEIDPDLKMSSTYGKSFLITPDQETQLKNIEGIASYSKIIEERVLFLFKDKQLVTYLKGVDKNYVVVNDIRKKLFNGEWLKPDTYQVVIGYGIARDFSLGILDFENPLQVFAPKPGKGAIENPEEAFNKTDVLPVAIYSISEDLDSKYVFADLSLAQELLMYKSNQVSGIEFNLKENADEGAIRSQLQKVFKNKITIKSRAQLNESLYKMLNTENIVVYLIFTLVIIVALFNLVGALIMMILEKKANLKTLFNLGTEINSLRKIFLLQGTLLSVFGGLIGLVLGIILVLLQQEYNLIMLTPTLAYPVVFTLENVLIVMGTIVSLGFVASLIASSRVSKKLLD; this is encoded by the coding sequence TTGAATTTCCCCCTTTACATAGCCAAACGTTATATTTTTAGCAGAAGTAAAAACAATGCTATTAATATCATCAATCGTATTGCCAGCATGGGAATTATTGTTGGAACAATGGCTTTGTTTGTGGTTTTGTCCGTTTTTAGCGGACTAAAAGTTTTCAGCCTTTCGTTTACAAACGAAATAGATCCTGATTTAAAAATGAGCAGTACCTATGGGAAATCATTTTTGATCACACCGGATCAGGAAACTCAGCTTAAAAACATTGAGGGTATTGCTTCTTACAGCAAGATAATCGAAGAGCGGGTTTTATTTTTGTTTAAAGACAAACAGCTGGTAACCTATCTAAAAGGTGTTGACAAAAACTATGTTGTTGTTAACGATATCAGGAAAAAACTTTTTAACGGAGAATGGCTGAAACCAGATACGTATCAGGTGGTTATTGGTTATGGAATTGCCCGCGATTTTTCGTTAGGAATCCTTGATTTCGAAAACCCTTTGCAAGTATTTGCCCCTAAACCCGGAAAAGGAGCTATTGAAAACCCGGAAGAAGCGTTTAATAAAACAGACGTTTTACCAGTCGCAATTTATTCCATCAGTGAGGATTTAGATTCAAAATATGTTTTTGCTGATTTGAGTCTGGCGCAGGAATTACTGATGTACAAATCAAATCAGGTTTCGGGAATAGAATTCAATCTGAAAGAAAATGCCGATGAAGGTGCGATCAGATCGCAGCTCCAAAAAGTATTCAAAAATAAAATCACGATAAAAAGCAGAGCGCAGCTTAACGAGTCTTTGTACAAGATGCTCAATACCGAAAACATAGTGGTTTACCTGATCTTTACACTGGTGATCATTGTAGCTCTTTTTAATTTAGTTGGGGCTTTAATCATGATGATTTTAGAGAAGAAAGCAAACTTAAAAACACTTTTTAATCTGGGAACAGAAATCAACAGCTTGCGAAAAATATTCCTGCTTCAGGGAACGTTATTGAGTGTTTTTGGAGGTCTAATTGGTCTTGTTCTGGGAATTATTCTGGTCCTGCTTCAACAGGAATACAACCTGATTATGCTGACACCCACTTTGGCATATCCGGTAGTTTTTACTTTAGAAAATGTACTCATTGTTATGGGAACCATTGTATCACTTGGTTTTGTTGCCTCTTTAATAGCCAGCAGCCGGGTAAGTAAAAAGCTTTTAGATTAA
- a CDS encoding murein hydrolase activator EnvC family protein, whose amino-acid sequence MPKFLLSLIFICATTFMWAQDSQQEKLEQRKAQIQQEIRDNEKMLQSVKKKEKSAVNVYLIQANKIKLKEKLINTTAKQEKLLSNDMYINQVKVNKLKKELEVLKADYSKMILKSYKSRSEQSRAMFILSSESFLQAYKRAQYLKQYTNFRKNQGLEIQSKTAQLEDYNARLNGQRIVKKKIIAENEKEKQSLETEKKEQQKLVNSIKKDKNKIIADTRSKQQEAKRIDRQIDRLIREAIAEANRKAALERAKENPGSTVSKTPVSSSKIALTPEGKILAADFKANRGKLPWPVEKGFISLGYGDQPHPLYPSLTVHNSGVEITTEQGASARAVFEGVVSSVIVLSPINRAVMIQHGDYFTVYQNLSQVFVEKGDKVNVKQSIGKVRTSGDTGKTIIKFLILQNTSNNNPEGWLQNR is encoded by the coding sequence ATGCCAAAATTTCTCCTAAGCCTAATTTTTATATGTGCCACTACTTTTATGTGGGCGCAAGATTCGCAACAAGAAAAACTGGAACAGCGTAAAGCTCAAATTCAACAGGAAATTAGAGACAATGAAAAAATGTTGCAGTCGGTAAAGAAAAAAGAAAAATCGGCAGTAAATGTTTATTTAATTCAGGCCAATAAAATAAAGCTGAAAGAGAAGCTGATTAATACTACGGCAAAGCAGGAAAAACTTTTGAGCAATGATATGTATATTAATCAGGTTAAGGTTAATAAACTGAAAAAAGAACTGGAAGTACTAAAAGCGGACTATTCTAAAATGATACTTAAATCATACAAGAGCCGTTCGGAGCAAAGTAGAGCCATGTTTATTTTATCTTCAGAGAGTTTTTTACAAGCCTACAAAAGAGCACAATATTTAAAACAATATACCAATTTCAGAAAAAACCAGGGATTGGAAATTCAATCCAAAACGGCACAGCTGGAAGATTATAATGCGAGACTGAACGGTCAGCGTATTGTAAAGAAAAAGATTATTGCTGAAAATGAAAAAGAAAAACAAAGTTTAGAAACTGAAAAGAAAGAGCAGCAAAAATTAGTTAATTCGATTAAAAAGGACAAAAATAAAATTATTGCCGATACCAGAAGTAAACAACAGGAAGCCAAAAGAATTGACAGACAAATTGATCGTTTGATTCGTGAGGCAATTGCTGAGGCCAACAGAAAAGCGGCCCTGGAAAGAGCAAAAGAAAACCCGGGATCGACAGTCTCTAAAACTCCGGTTTCATCGTCTAAAATTGCATTGACTCCGGAAGGAAAAATTTTGGCGGCCGATTTTAAAGCAAACAGAGGAAAATTGCCTTGGCCGGTAGAAAAAGGATTTATTTCACTAGGATATGGTGATCAGCCACATCCGCTTTATCCGTCACTAACGGTACACAATTCAGGAGTTGAGATTACTACCGAACAAGGAGCCAGTGCACGTGCTGTATTTGAAGGAGTAGTATCGAGTGTAATTGTTTTATCGCCAATCAACAGAGCCGTTATGATTCAGCATGGAGATTATTTTACGGTTTATCAAAATCTTAGTCAGGTTTTTGTTGAGAAAGGTGACAAAGTAAATGTAAAACAAAGCATTGGAAAAGTGAGAACCAGTGGTGACACCGGAAAAACAATCATTAAATTCTTAATTCTTCAAAACACATCCAATAATAATCCGGAAGGATGGCTGCAAAACAGATAA
- a CDS encoding N-acetylmuramoyl-L-alanine amidase family protein produces MRNQIKFSTFLGILGLGIIFAFKPFDKKIIVIDAGHGGNDFGATLNDVQEKSIVEKIARKIKAQNNNENLEIVLLREGDHDMELKERVSMINNINPSLVISLHLASSPNFSKNGIEAYISSNAKFHNQSKAYAETLLEKVAANYFSEGIVKEAPFYILKNSNCPAMTLEVGYLSNINDRNYITSEKGQAEIADKILEAVK; encoded by the coding sequence ATGAGAAATCAAATTAAGTTTTCAACCTTTTTAGGAATTTTAGGATTAGGGATTATTTTTGCTTTTAAACCTTTTGACAAAAAGATTATTGTAATTGATGCCGGTCATGGAGGAAATGATTTTGGGGCAACCTTAAATGATGTTCAGGAGAAGAGCATCGTAGAGAAAATTGCGAGAAAAATTAAAGCTCAGAATAATAATGAGAACCTGGAGATTGTTTTATTACGTGAAGGAGATCATGACATGGAATTAAAAGAAAGAGTTTCAATGATTAATAACATAAATCCAAGTTTAGTGATTTCGCTACACCTTGCTTCTTCACCAAATTTTAGTAAGAACGGGATAGAAGCCTACATTTCTTCAAATGCAAAATTTCACAATCAATCTAAAGCATATGCGGAAACTTTACTTGAAAAAGTAGCCGCTAATTACTTTTCAGAAGGAATAGTTAAAGAAGCTCCTTTTTATATTTTGAAAAATTCAAATTGTCCAGCAATGACTCTAGAAGTTGGATATTTGTCAAACATAAATGACAGAAATTATATTACCAGCGAAAAAGGACAAGCCGAAATTGCAGATAAAATATTAGAAGCAGTAAAGTAA
- a CDS encoding phytoene desaturase family protein, with translation MKEHYDVVIVGSGLGGLVSSIILAKEGYSVCVLEKNNQYGGNLQTFVRDKTIFDTGIHYIGGLAEGQNLYKYFKYLGIMDHLNLKKLDDNGFDIISFEDDPNEYPHAQGYANFTDQLVQFFPDEKANIEEYCKRIKAICESFPLYNLEWEGKYDNEILGLNAKQTIEECTQNEKLKAVLAGSNFLYAGIADKSPFYVHALSVNSYIQSSWRCINGGSQITKQLLKQLKKYGGEFYKYKEVTRFNVEDKKVTSVDMKDGTRVSGSYFISNIEPKTTLKMTGEEHFRKSFYSRVQSLEGVISAFSLYLVFKPETFKYINHNHYHFKKSSEVWSSHDYDDTSWPKAFMASMNASKKQEEWAEGMTFITYMKYDDVLPWSDTFNTTVEENDRGESYEEFKSRKAARFLEEIELKFPGIKNCIQSVHTSTPLSYRDYIGGDSGNMYGYVKDSSNPMKTLIPSKTKLNNLYLTGQSINMHGVLGVTIGAVVTCSEIVGKEYLVTKINQASE, from the coding sequence ATGAAAGAGCATTACGATGTTGTAATTGTGGGTAGCGGACTTGGCGGATTGGTCTCTTCGATTATTCTCGCCAAAGAAGGTTATAGCGTTTGTGTACTCGAAAAAAACAATCAGTATGGGGGAAATCTCCAGACTTTTGTGCGCGATAAAACCATTTTTGATACCGGAATTCACTATATCGGAGGCCTAGCAGAAGGGCAAAATCTCTACAAATATTTTAAGTATTTGGGGATTATGGACCATCTAAATCTTAAAAAATTAGACGATAACGGTTTTGATATCATTTCTTTTGAAGACGATCCAAATGAATATCCTCATGCACAGGGTTACGCCAATTTTACGGATCAACTCGTGCAATTTTTCCCCGATGAAAAAGCCAATATCGAGGAATACTGCAAAAGAATAAAAGCAATTTGCGAATCTTTTCCGCTCTACAATTTAGAATGGGAAGGTAAATACGATAATGAAATTTTAGGTTTAAACGCCAAACAAACGATTGAAGAATGCACCCAAAATGAAAAGCTAAAAGCGGTTCTGGCCGGTTCTAATTTTTTGTATGCCGGAATTGCCGATAAATCACCATTTTATGTTCATGCCCTTTCTGTAAACTCCTACATACAAAGTTCGTGGCGATGCATCAATGGTGGAAGTCAGATTACAAAACAACTTTTAAAACAGCTCAAAAAATACGGTGGCGAATTCTACAAATACAAAGAAGTTACCCGTTTTAATGTCGAAGACAAAAAAGTAACTTCGGTAGACATGAAAGACGGAACCCGTGTTTCCGGCTCTTATTTTATTTCCAACATTGAACCCAAAACGACCTTGAAAATGACGGGTGAAGAACACTTCCGAAAATCATTTTACAGTCGGGTTCAAAGTCTTGAAGGTGTTATTTCGGCTTTTAGTCTGTATCTCGTTTTTAAACCGGAAACTTTCAAATACATCAATCACAACCACTATCATTTTAAGAAAAGCAGCGAAGTCTGGAGCTCTCATGACTATGACGATACTTCCTGGCCAAAAGCTTTTATGGCTTCTATGAATGCCTCGAAAAAGCAGGAAGAATGGGCCGAAGGGATGACTTTTATTACCTATATGAAATACGATGATGTACTTCCGTGGAGCGATACTTTTAATACTACCGTTGAGGAAAATGACCGCGGAGAAAGTTATGAAGAATTTAAATCCAGAAAAGCAGCGAGATTTTTAGAAGAGATCGAACTGAAATTTCCGGGTATCAAAAACTGCATTCAATCCGTTCATACCTCGACACCACTCTCCTATCGGGATTATATTGGAGGTGACAGCGGTAATATGTACGGATATGTTAAAGATTCCAGTAATCCGATGAAAACGCTAATTCCGTCAAAAACCAAACTGAATAATTTATATCTTACAGGCCAAAGTATTAACATGCACGGTGTTTTGGGAGTCACCATTGGCGCTGTGGTAACCTGCTCTGAAATTGTTGGAAAAGAGTATTTAGTAACCAAAATCAATCAGGCCTCTGAATAA
- a CDS encoding phenylacetate--CoA ligase family protein, producing the protein MIPLIEKNSLEEIKLFQEQKLAELLHYIGQNSPFYKRLFAGQNIDLSKIKTLEDLQHLPVTTKEDLQEYNDDFLCVPQHQIIDYASTSGTLGDPVTFGLTDSDLDRLAYNEAISFACAGIAEGDVVQLMTTIDRKFMAGLAYFLGLRKLKVGVIRVGAGIPELQWDSILKYKPSYLITVPSFLLKLIEYAEAHGIDYNNSSIKGAICIGESLRNQDFSMNTLSNKITEKWSIKLFSTYASTEMSTAFTECEHGVGGHHHPELIIIEVLDENNIPVKEGEIGELTFTTLGIEAMPLLRFKTGDIVQLHNGPCACGRNTLRVGPVVGRKKQMIKYKGTTLYPPAMNDVLSGFDNIENHIIEISTNDLGTDEILIKIAVKNQSPEFLQEIKDHFRAKLRVTPKIEFAAKEALNPLVFNPMSRKPIRFFDYRVTV; encoded by the coding sequence ATGATTCCATTAATAGAAAAAAATTCTTTAGAAGAAATTAAACTTTTTCAAGAGCAGAAATTAGCGGAACTCTTACACTATATCGGTCAAAATTCTCCTTTTTACAAACGCCTTTTTGCCGGACAGAACATTGATCTTTCGAAGATTAAGACACTTGAAGACTTACAGCATTTGCCCGTAACGACAAAAGAAGATTTACAAGAATACAACGATGATTTTTTGTGTGTACCACAACATCAAATTATTGATTATGCCTCTACTTCCGGGACTTTAGGTGATCCTGTTACTTTTGGTTTAACCGATTCTGATCTCGACCGTTTGGCTTATAACGAAGCCATTTCGTTTGCCTGTGCCGGAATTGCTGAAGGCGATGTGGTACAGCTAATGACAACAATTGACCGAAAATTTATGGCTGGTCTGGCCTATTTTCTGGGATTGCGAAAATTAAAAGTCGGTGTCATTCGGGTAGGTGCCGGAATTCCGGAACTGCAATGGGATTCTATTTTAAAATACAAACCGTCTTACCTCATTACCGTTCCTTCTTTTTTATTAAAGTTGATCGAATATGCCGAAGCACACGGAATTGACTACAACAACTCCAGCATAAAAGGAGCAATTTGTATTGGAGAATCTTTGCGAAATCAAGATTTTTCCATGAATACTTTGTCTAATAAAATCACTGAAAAATGGAGTATTAAGTTGTTTTCGACTTATGCTTCCACCGAAATGAGTACTGCTTTTACCGAATGTGAACACGGCGTTGGTGGTCATCACCATCCCGAACTGATCATTATTGAAGTTTTAGATGAAAATAACATTCCTGTAAAAGAAGGCGAAATTGGCGAATTGACTTTTACCACTTTAGGTATTGAAGCCATGCCTTTACTGCGTTTCAAAACCGGAGATATTGTACAACTACACAACGGCCCTTGTGCCTGCGGAAGAAATACTTTACGTGTTGGTCCTGTTGTTGGCCGTAAAAAACAAATGATCAAATACAAAGGCACAACACTTTATCCGCCAGCGATGAATGATGTTTTGAGCGGTTTTGATAATATCGAAAATCATATTATCGAGATCTCTACCAACGATTTGGGAACCGATGAAATCCTGATAAAAATAGCCGTAAAAAATCAAAGTCCTGAATTTTTACAGGAAATCAAAGACCATTTCAGAGCCAAACTAAGAGTAACACCAAAGATTGAATTCGCCGCAAAAGAAGCTTTGAATCCTTTGGTTTTTAATCCGATGAGCCGAAAACCTATTCGTTTTTTTGATTATAGAGTTACTGTTTAA